Proteins from one Mycobacterium sp. SMC-2 genomic window:
- a CDS encoding cold-shock protein: protein MTQGTVKWFNAEKGFGFIARTDGPDVFVHYSEIDGNGFRSLEENQQVEFEVTQGAKGPQASRVRAL from the coding sequence ATGACACAGGGAACTGTGAAGTGGTTCAACGCCGAAAAAGGCTTCGGCTTCATCGCGCGCACCGACGGCCCGGACGTCTTCGTGCACTACTCCGAGATCGACGGCAACGGCTTCCGTAGCCTCGAGGAGAACCAACAGGTGGAGTTCGAGGTCACCCAGGGCGCCAAGGGCCCGCAGGCCAGCCGCGTGCGGGCACTCTGA
- a CDS encoding class I SAM-dependent methyltransferase yields the protein MTDAAWTLYAEEMHNVDGWFFEADVSLFTKLLACQGAEGVRGDMLEIGTYQGKSAILMGYGLRDEEELVICDLFDAVMDHADMSSTPRQQYSGLNQQQFLANWDRFHARRPVLEVCESSELDLGERALRFIHVDGCHSYGCVAKDISLAVAHTAERGVIAIDDYRGVETPGVAAAVWQAVGNGVLFPFAATYMKIYACASAADRSYWLERLRECADICAFPDFDLPSYRSVSAAQLEHSIAEP from the coding sequence ATGACGGATGCCGCCTGGACCCTCTACGCCGAGGAGATGCACAACGTCGATGGCTGGTTCTTCGAGGCCGATGTCTCGCTATTCACCAAGCTGCTCGCCTGCCAGGGGGCCGAAGGCGTCAGGGGCGACATGCTGGAGATCGGCACATATCAAGGCAAGTCCGCCATCTTGATGGGCTACGGCCTCCGCGACGAGGAAGAACTGGTGATCTGCGATCTGTTCGACGCCGTGATGGATCATGCCGACATGTCGTCGACCCCACGCCAGCAGTATTCGGGCCTGAACCAGCAGCAGTTCTTGGCCAATTGGGATCGGTTCCACGCGCGCCGGCCGGTGCTCGAAGTCTGCGAATCATCGGAGCTCGATCTCGGAGAACGGGCGCTCCGTTTCATCCACGTCGACGGCTGTCACAGTTACGGGTGCGTCGCGAAAGACATCAGCCTCGCAGTGGCTCACACGGCCGAACGGGGGGTGATCGCGATAGACGACTACCGAGGGGTCGAAACCCCCGGCGTGGCCGCGGCCGTCTGGCAGGCCGTCGGCAACGGCGTCTTGTTCCCGTTCGCTGCGACGTATATGAAGATCTACGCCTGCGCGTCGGCCGCTGACCGAAGTTACTGGTTGGAGCGGCTGCGGGAGTGCGCCGACATCTGCGCCTTCCCCGACTTCGACTTGCCCTCGTATCGCAGTGTGTCCGCCGCGCAACTTGAGCACTCGATCGCCGAGCCCTGA
- a CDS encoding glycosyltransferase, translating to MRFVLASLGTRGDIEPCAAIGRELQHRGHDVLMAVPPNYVGFVESAGLTVVPHGPDQTVQNANIARKYGDTPNPISMMWEILNDLTQLWPQLGNALTSLADGADLLLTDASEQGLAANVAEYHDIPPAALRIYPIEPDSTGAHITRVSGDAQREALGLPKETGPSARQPLEIQAYDELFFPGLAAEWAKSDVRRPFVGGLTLELPTAVDDEVSSWIAAGTPPIYFGFGSSARVASPADVFAMISAACAQLGERALICSGVSNLTEMSGSDHVKVVSAVNHSEVFPACRAVVHHGGPGTTFAGIRAGIPTLALAVSVDQPMWAAAVNQLGVGIGRPFFETTLGSLVTDLRSILTPQCVARTREVAAQMRTPAESAATAADLLEEEVRLGPLADRRTGTAE from the coding sequence ATGAGATTTGTACTGGCGTCCTTGGGAACTCGAGGCGATATCGAGCCATGCGCGGCCATCGGGCGGGAGCTCCAGCACCGAGGTCACGATGTACTGATGGCGGTCCCGCCTAACTATGTCGGTTTCGTCGAGTCGGCGGGGCTGACCGTGGTGCCCCACGGCCCGGACCAGACGGTGCAGAACGCGAATATCGCCCGTAAATACGGGGATACGCCTAACCCCATCAGCATGATGTGGGAGATTTTGAACGATCTCACCCAACTCTGGCCGCAGCTGGGCAACGCGCTCACCTCGCTGGCCGATGGTGCCGACCTGCTGCTGACGGACGCGAGCGAGCAGGGCTTGGCCGCCAATGTTGCCGAGTACCACGACATTCCACCGGCTGCGCTGCGCATCTACCCGATAGAGCCGGACAGCACGGGCGCGCACATCACCAGAGTCTCCGGAGACGCTCAACGTGAGGCGCTGGGCCTGCCAAAGGAAACGGGACCCTCGGCGCGACAACCGCTGGAGATCCAGGCCTACGACGAACTCTTCTTTCCCGGGCTGGCGGCCGAGTGGGCGAAAAGCGACGTCCGGCGGCCGTTCGTTGGCGGGCTGACGTTGGAGTTGCCGACGGCGGTCGACGACGAGGTGTCGTCGTGGATTGCCGCGGGAACGCCGCCGATCTACTTCGGCTTTGGCAGTAGCGCGCGAGTCGCTTCCCCCGCAGACGTTTTCGCGATGATCAGCGCGGCTTGCGCGCAGCTAGGCGAGCGGGCGTTGATTTGCAGCGGCGTGAGTAATCTGACCGAAATGTCGGGTTCCGACCACGTCAAAGTCGTGAGCGCGGTCAACCACTCGGAGGTCTTTCCGGCTTGCCGCGCGGTCGTCCACCACGGGGGCCCCGGCACCACGTTCGCGGGCATACGAGCCGGAATCCCCACGTTGGCGCTTGCCGTCTCGGTCGATCAGCCGATGTGGGCCGCCGCGGTCAACCAACTGGGAGTCGGCATCGGACGGCCGTTCTTCGAAACCACCCTGGGCTCGCTGGTCACCGACCTGCGGTCCATCCTCACTCCGCAGTGCGTCGCTCGGACCCGTGAGGTCGCCGCCCAGATGAGAACACCCGCCGAAAGCGCCGCCACTGCCGCCGATCTCTTGGAGGAGGAGGTCCGCCTGGGCCCGTTGGCTGATCGGCGGACGGGCACCGCGGAGTGA
- a CDS encoding UDP-glucuronic acid decarboxylase family protein, protein MGSHLCDRLRRDGIEVIGLDNFCTGARENMMQLEGDPGFTFFEHDITRPVGAAVTGPLDVIFNMACPGSPRTYQRDPLFTLETNYVGTRNLLELAREKGATILQASTSEVYGDPLIHPQSESYWGNVNCFGLRSCYEEGKRVAETLMLEYARRDGVRIKIVRIFNTYGPRMDPEDGRIISSFIVQALRGEPITVFGDGSQTRSFCYVDDLIDGLVKMAASETSFTGPVNLGSTAEVTVSETARIIREMTGSASATVFRDLPPDDPKKRQPDISLAESRLGWRPEVTFEQGAARTIEYFRGIIGSGSQRTAQ, encoded by the coding sequence TTGGGGTCCCACCTGTGCGATCGTCTTCGACGCGACGGTATCGAGGTCATCGGCCTCGACAACTTCTGCACCGGCGCGCGCGAGAACATGATGCAGCTCGAGGGAGACCCCGGCTTTACCTTCTTCGAGCACGACATCACCCGGCCGGTTGGCGCGGCCGTGACAGGCCCGCTGGACGTCATCTTCAACATGGCTTGCCCCGGGTCGCCGCGCACCTACCAGCGCGATCCCCTGTTCACCCTGGAGACCAACTACGTCGGAACCAGGAACCTCCTCGAACTGGCACGCGAGAAGGGGGCGACGATTCTGCAGGCTTCCACCAGCGAGGTCTACGGGGATCCTTTGATCCATCCCCAAAGCGAGAGCTACTGGGGCAACGTCAATTGCTTCGGCCTGCGGAGCTGCTACGAAGAGGGTAAGCGCGTCGCGGAGACGCTGATGCTCGAATACGCGCGTCGCGACGGCGTCCGAATCAAGATCGTCCGCATCTTCAACACCTACGGCCCCAGGATGGACCCGGAGGACGGCCGAATCATCTCCTCGTTCATCGTCCAGGCGCTGCGAGGGGAACCGATCACCGTCTTCGGAGACGGCAGCCAAACCCGTTCCTTCTGCTACGTCGACGATCTGATCGACGGGCTGGTGAAGATGGCTGCGAGCGAAACCTCGTTCACCGGACCCGTCAACCTGGGCAGCACTGCCGAAGTCACGGTCAGCGAGACCGCACGCATCATCAGGGAAATGACCGGATCGGCTTCGGCGACCGTCTTCAGGGATCTGCCTCCGGACGATCCGAAGAAACGCCAGCCGGATATCAGCCTCGCCGAGTCCAGGCTCGGCTGGCGCCCGGAAGTCACTTTCGAACAGGGGGCCGCGCGGACGATCGAGTATTTCAGAGGAATCATCGGATCTGGCTCACAAAGGACCGCGCAGTGA
- a CDS encoding peptidoglycan recognition family protein, with protein sequence MTLHHEAVVLGDNRNAPGHLRQDQRYHQDQHGWIDIAYHVGVDRDGNIYELRSTEFAGDTATDYDTTGHFLVLCEGDFDQEAVPEAQLQGAARAFAWAAQNFRIATATLAGHRDLAQTSCPGKNLYAHLSSGDLKRRIDDLLAAGGVDLQRFCGSDAAARVAAIEAGN encoded by the coding sequence ATGACCCTCCACCACGAGGCCGTCGTCCTCGGCGACAACCGCAACGCCCCAGGGCATCTCCGACAGGATCAGCGGTACCACCAGGATCAGCACGGGTGGATCGACATCGCCTATCACGTCGGCGTCGACCGCGATGGCAACATCTACGAACTCCGGAGCACCGAATTCGCGGGCGACACCGCGACGGATTACGACACCACGGGCCATTTCCTGGTCCTCTGCGAAGGAGACTTTGATCAAGAGGCGGTGCCGGAGGCCCAGCTTCAGGGAGCGGCTCGCGCGTTCGCATGGGCCGCCCAGAATTTTCGGATAGCGACCGCCACGTTGGCGGGCCATCGCGACCTGGCCCAAACCTCTTGTCCGGGCAAAAACCTGTATGCGCACCTTTCCTCGGGTGACCTCAAACGCCGTATCGACGATCTGCTGGCCGCGGGCGGAGTGGACCTCCAGCGCTTCTGCGGATCTGATGCGGCCGCACGAGTCGCGGCCATCGAGGCGGGCAACTGA
- a CDS encoding serine hydrolase, producing the protein MSSTTNPPVAVRFRGAMRTAIAAGTAFLALTAACSRGNAGQAAPGASTQAPKPDVATVVELPDPAPAIDFAPISTLINDAIAADKLPGAVVLIGHGGRIAFHRAYGSRKLTGEPGLDGSPAPAEPMTEDTIFDLASLTKILATATAVMQLYEQGKVQFDDPVQRYLPDFNPANDPPRAKVTVRTLLTHTSGLPGDVNLGDPWGLEGAVPAEGIHRALTTPLESGPGQGFRYSDINFILLGALVERVTGDTLDVYVQRHVFEPLGLQDTRYLPPAKACGPHTTLGAAIAWAPAPTGRGPDACPAGTWSTGLLSRIAPTARDEEGRADPSRNPDLDHLLRGTVQDTTARRMGGVAGHAGVFSTARDVGVFAQALLDRLAGRPSEFPLEQATLQLMTAPQQPGHAPQQLEAANAATRAAVAKRPNARDPLLAPRYPAIAGQNLRGFGWDIDTGQSTARGMLFPIGSFGHTGFTGTSLWIDPGSDTYVVLLANSIHTRGSPPMSDLRGEVATAAARALGI; encoded by the coding sequence ATGAGCTCCACAACGAACCCACCAGTTGCCGTACGTTTTCGCGGTGCGATGCGCACCGCCATCGCCGCCGGGACCGCCTTCCTTGCGCTGACCGCGGCTTGCTCGCGTGGCAACGCGGGGCAGGCAGCGCCGGGTGCAAGCACGCAGGCTCCCAAACCGGACGTCGCGACAGTCGTCGAACTGCCCGATCCCGCTCCCGCAATCGATTTCGCACCAATCTCCACGCTGATCAACGATGCGATTGCGGCGGACAAGCTGCCGGGGGCCGTGGTTTTGATCGGTCACGGCGGCAGGATCGCCTTCCACCGGGCCTATGGCTCGCGCAAGCTTACGGGCGAACCCGGGCTGGATGGATCGCCCGCGCCCGCCGAGCCGATGACCGAGGACACGATCTTCGACTTGGCCTCCCTGACGAAGATCCTCGCGACCGCGACGGCCGTCATGCAGCTGTACGAACAAGGCAAGGTGCAGTTCGACGATCCCGTGCAGCGGTACCTTCCGGACTTCAACCCGGCCAATGATCCGCCGCGGGCGAAGGTGACCGTCCGTACGTTGCTCACGCACACCTCAGGGCTGCCGGGGGACGTCAACCTGGGGGATCCGTGGGGACTGGAAGGGGCCGTTCCAGCGGAGGGCATTCATCGTGCGCTCACGACGCCGTTGGAGTCGGGTCCCGGCCAGGGTTTCCGCTACTCGGACATCAATTTCATTCTGCTCGGCGCGCTGGTCGAGAGGGTCACAGGCGACACCCTGGACGTCTACGTGCAGCGACACGTGTTCGAACCGCTCGGCTTGCAAGACACCCGTTACCTTCCGCCGGCCAAAGCGTGCGGTCCCCACACGACGCTCGGGGCCGCGATCGCCTGGGCTCCCGCGCCCACCGGCCGGGGCCCGGACGCTTGCCCTGCGGGCACCTGGAGCACCGGTCTCCTCTCGCGCATCGCACCGACGGCGCGTGACGAAGAGGGCAGGGCCGATCCGAGCAGGAATCCCGATCTCGACCACCTGCTCCGGGGCACCGTTCAGGACACGACGGCGCGACGCATGGGTGGGGTGGCCGGGCATGCGGGCGTGTTCTCGACCGCACGCGATGTCGGTGTCTTCGCGCAGGCCCTGCTCGATCGGCTCGCGGGGCGTCCGAGTGAATTCCCTTTGGAACAAGCGACTTTGCAGTTGATGACCGCCCCCCAGCAACCGGGGCATGCGCCTCAACAGCTCGAAGCGGCGAACGCCGCCACCCGGGCGGCCGTCGCGAAGAGACCGAACGCCAGAGACCCGCTGCTCGCTCCGCGCTATCCGGCGATCGCGGGGCAGAACCTGCGCGGCTTCGGCTGGGATATCGATACGGGCCAGTCCACGGCGCGGGGGATGCTCTTCCCCATCGGAAGCTTCGGCCACACCGGCTTCACCGGAACCTCGTTGTGGATCGATCCGGGCTCAGATACCTATGTAGTTCTGCTCGCGAACTCGATCCACACGCGGGGCAGTCCACCGATGTCGGATCTGCGCGGGGAGGTTGCGACGGCAGCGGCGCGGGCCCTTGGTATCTAG
- a CDS encoding M15 family metallopeptidase: MLPIDRRGAVLAEMLAAIVVLVQCTAPPPPRPDTPSPSVSATPPADAPRATVGPAVEPVTVAELGASWRPGCPVEPAQLRRVRVNHLGFDGQTHRGALIVHQDLAPEVIAIFDRLYRLGYPIEKIGTVERYPAADDELSMEDNNTSAFNCRTIPGTSEWSPHAYGRAVDLNPLVNPCLYASGYFEPQNAAAYLDRSRTDPGLLHHGDPAVHVFTDRGWRWGGEWTAPLDYQHFERP, translated from the coding sequence ATGCTTCCCATTGACCGGCGGGGTGCCGTACTGGCCGAAATGCTTGCGGCGATTGTCGTGCTGGTGCAGTGCACCGCTCCCCCGCCACCTCGTCCGGACACGCCATCACCGTCCGTTTCGGCGACACCGCCGGCCGACGCACCGCGGGCAACCGTGGGTCCGGCCGTGGAGCCGGTCACCGTCGCCGAACTCGGCGCGAGCTGGCGGCCGGGCTGCCCTGTCGAGCCGGCACAGCTGCGACGGGTCCGGGTCAACCATCTCGGCTTCGACGGCCAGACCCACCGCGGCGCATTGATCGTCCATCAGGACCTGGCGCCGGAGGTCATCGCGATCTTCGACCGGCTCTACCGGCTGGGCTACCCCATCGAAAAGATCGGCACGGTCGAACGCTATCCGGCCGCCGACGACGAGTTATCGATGGAGGACAACAACACGTCGGCGTTCAACTGCCGAACCATCCCGGGAACATCCGAATGGTCTCCACACGCTTATGGCCGGGCCGTCGACCTCAACCCGCTTGTCAACCCGTGCCTGTATGCCAGCGGGTACTTCGAGCCGCAGAATGCGGCGGCCTACCTGGATCGCAGCCGCACCGACCCGGGACTCCTGCACCACGGTGACCCGGCGGTGCACGTCTTCACAGATCGTGGCTGGCGCTGGGGTGGCGAGTGGACGGCCCCCCTCGACTATCAACACTTCGAGCGGCCCTAG
- a CDS encoding universal stress protein: MRQPLRRAILVGVDGSAAALGAVRWAARDAALRQVPLTLVHVVDAPVPAWFQSTALADPTHSQERAREFIQSAIAVAEESTGGRGAVQIDGKVLHSAVVPTLVALSREVEMVVVGHRGHGGVVAHSLLGSVSSGLVYRAHCPVAVIHDAARAGAAAPVLLGIDGSPASEAATAIAFEEASRRGVNLIALHAWADPRVSDSRKLFQDSEWDAQLSEEEETLAERLAGWHERYPNVQIRRSVEIGDPARWLLKASERAQLLVVGSHGRGGFAGTLLGSVGATVVNRAKIPVIVARPS; encoded by the coding sequence ATGCGGCAACCACTACGTCGCGCGATCTTGGTAGGCGTTGACGGCTCGGCCGCGGCACTGGGTGCCGTCCGATGGGCGGCCCGTGACGCCGCGCTGCGGCAGGTGCCGCTCACTCTCGTCCATGTCGTCGACGCCCCCGTACCGGCGTGGTTCCAGTCCACCGCGCTGGCCGACCCCACGCACTCGCAGGAGCGGGCACGCGAATTCATCCAGTCGGCGATCGCGGTCGCCGAGGAGAGCACCGGTGGGCGCGGCGCCGTGCAGATCGACGGCAAAGTGTTGCATTCGGCGGTCGTCCCGACGCTCGTCGCGCTTTCCAGAGAGGTGGAGATGGTCGTGGTAGGCCATCGGGGACATGGCGGCGTCGTGGCCCACAGCTTGCTTGGCTCGGTGAGTTCGGGATTGGTCTACCGCGCGCACTGCCCGGTCGCCGTGATCCACGACGCCGCGCGGGCCGGCGCCGCCGCACCGGTGCTGTTGGGCATCGACGGCTCGCCGGCATCGGAGGCGGCGACCGCGATCGCATTCGAGGAAGCGTCACGACGAGGTGTCAACCTGATCGCCTTGCACGCATGGGCCGATCCCCGGGTGTCCGACTCGAGAAAGTTGTTCCAAGACTCCGAATGGGATGCCCAGCTATCCGAGGAGGAGGAGACGCTCGCCGAGCGGCTGGCGGGTTGGCATGAACGCTATCCCAACGTGCAAATCCGTCGCAGCGTCGAAATCGGCGATCCGGCGCGTTGGCTCCTCAAGGCGTCGGAACGGGCGCAACTGCTGGTGGTCGGCAGCCACGGCCGCGGCGGGTTCGCCGGCACGTTGTTGGGCTCGGTCGGGGCGACGGTGGTCAATCGGGCCAAAATCCCTGTGATCGTGGCGCGTCCGTCCTGA
- a CDS encoding phytanoyl-CoA dioxygenase family protein translates to MNIDDEPVTTLEDLRGDLAQRYRRTPSGGSSVESAIVDADMAALHRDGYVIWEGLLTPGQCQQIREVVRPWLGHTGRNSFEGRRTQRVYSLLSRTRVCDGIVDNPRVLAVLDRLLMPNYLLSALQAINIQPGEAAQLAHHDDGFYPIPRPREPLAAATIWAIDDFSADNGATILYPGSHRWGKRRPGPDDQALPVVMPAGSCVFFVGTLWHGGGANSTDRDRLAVTAQYCQPWLRPMEAFTLSISRDIARAVSDDIRRMLGYSIHPPFVGAVDGLHPLRLLETAQDS, encoded by the coding sequence ATGAACATCGACGACGAGCCGGTCACGACGCTGGAAGACCTCAGGGGCGACTTGGCGCAGCGGTACAGGCGGACGCCGAGCGGTGGAAGCTCGGTCGAGAGCGCGATCGTCGACGCCGACATGGCGGCTCTGCACCGCGACGGCTATGTCATCTGGGAGGGCCTACTCACCCCCGGGCAGTGCCAGCAGATCCGTGAGGTCGTGCGCCCCTGGCTCGGGCACACCGGGCGCAATTCCTTCGAGGGCCGGCGCACCCAGCGCGTCTACAGCCTGCTGAGCCGGACCCGCGTGTGCGACGGGATCGTCGACAATCCCCGGGTGCTGGCGGTGCTCGATCGCCTGCTGATGCCGAACTACCTGCTTTCGGCGTTGCAGGCCATCAACATTCAGCCGGGCGAGGCCGCGCAGCTGGCTCACCACGACGACGGGTTCTACCCGATCCCGCGTCCGCGAGAACCTTTGGCGGCGGCGACGATCTGGGCGATCGACGACTTCAGCGCCGACAACGGCGCCACCATCCTCTACCCCGGCAGCCACCGCTGGGGCAAGCGCCGGCCCGGCCCGGACGATCAGGCCCTACCGGTCGTGATGCCGGCCGGCTCGTGTGTCTTCTTCGTGGGGACGCTCTGGCATGGCGGGGGCGCCAACAGCACCGACCGCGACCGTCTCGCCGTGACCGCCCAGTACTGCCAACCGTGGTTGCGACCGATGGAAGCCTTCACCTTGTCGATATCGCGGGACATCGCTCGCGCGGTCTCCGATGACATTCGCCGCATGCTCGGCTACAGCATCCACCCGCCGTTCGTCGGCGCGGTCGACGGTCTGCACCCGCTGCGGTTGCTGGAAACCGCGCAGGATTCGTAG
- a CDS encoding DUF732 domain-containing protein, producing the protein MPRPRPHRPIRAGAVAIRVGKKACELMDQGQSGADVIEGVTSENAGFTVSDTGMFPWVPLPPPGAG; encoded by the coding sequence TTGCCGCGGCCACGCCCGCACCGGCCGATCCGGGCGGGCGCCGTCGCCATCCGGGTCGGCAAGAAGGCGTGCGAGCTGATGGACCAGGGTCAGTCCGGAGCCGACGTCATCGAGGGCGTGACGTCGGAGAACGCTGGGTTCACGGTGTCGGACACCGGCATGTTCCCGTGGGTCCCGTTACCGCCGCCAGGTGCCGGATAG
- a CDS encoding DUF4267 domain-containing protein produces MSIDRSALLAGSIRFTSGVWFLVDPLNANRFWGDPEEPTPTARLLLRSMGYRDALIGGLLAASALRGKNTRGWFLASGGADAADLLGGLSVHRDLKPSQRIIGLGGAVVGIGVGLWGAARRETGGRRRRNKIDAVD; encoded by the coding sequence ATGTCAATCGATCGATCGGCACTTCTGGCGGGCAGCATCCGATTCACCTCCGGCGTCTGGTTCCTGGTAGACCCCCTGAACGCGAACCGGTTCTGGGGGGACCCGGAAGAGCCGACGCCGACGGCGCGACTGTTGCTGCGCTCCATGGGATATCGCGACGCTCTGATCGGTGGGCTGCTCGCCGCGTCGGCGTTGCGCGGCAAGAACACGCGCGGCTGGTTTCTCGCGTCCGGCGGTGCCGACGCGGCCGACCTGCTCGGCGGCCTCAGCGTCCATCGCGACCTGAAGCCCTCGCAACGGATCATCGGGCTGGGTGGCGCCGTCGTCGGCATCGGTGTTGGGTTGTGGGGCGCGGCGCGCCGCGAGACGGGCGGTCGCCGTCGCCGGAACAAGATAGATGCGGTTGACTGA
- a CDS encoding LLM class F420-dependent oxidoreductase: MGLGVLTFVTDEGIGPAELGQALEQRGLESLFLAEHTHIPAGDVTPYPAGGPIPPKYYRTLDPFVALTAAAAVTERLVLGTGIALVPQRDPIHTAKEVASLDLVSRGRFRFGVGVGWLREEIANHGVDPSVRGRVADERLDAMIEIWTHEKAEFHGEFVNFDPIYSWPKPVQTPYPPLYFGGGPAAFKRIVRLQGGWLSMTPSAEVLAPQLAQLRDVAGPDVPVISFHGGAPTADELVGYRDLGVEHLLIELPTEPRDETLRRLDELQTQSAKLA; this comes from the coding sequence ATGGGTTTAGGGGTGCTGACATTCGTAACCGATGAGGGCATCGGCCCGGCGGAGCTGGGGCAGGCGCTCGAGCAGCGTGGATTGGAGTCGCTTTTCCTCGCCGAGCACACCCACATCCCAGCGGGCGACGTAACCCCCTACCCGGCCGGCGGTCCCATCCCGCCGAAGTACTACCGCACCCTGGATCCGTTCGTGGCGTTGACCGCCGCGGCCGCCGTCACCGAGCGGCTGGTCCTGGGCACCGGCATCGCGCTGGTTCCCCAGCGCGACCCGATCCACACCGCCAAAGAAGTGGCGTCGCTGGATCTGGTGTCGCGGGGACGATTCCGGTTCGGCGTGGGCGTGGGCTGGCTGCGCGAGGAAATCGCCAACCACGGTGTCGACCCGTCGGTTCGGGGACGCGTGGCCGACGAGCGACTGGACGCGATGATCGAGATCTGGACCCACGAAAAGGCGGAATTCCACGGCGAATTCGTGAACTTCGACCCCATCTACAGTTGGCCTAAGCCAGTGCAGACGCCCTACCCGCCGCTGTACTTCGGCGGCGGCCCCGCGGCCTTCAAGCGCATCGTCCGGCTGCAGGGCGGGTGGCTGTCGATGACACCCTCGGCGGAGGTCTTGGCGCCGCAGTTGGCGCAACTGCGCGACGTGGCCGGTCCGGACGTGCCGGTGATCAGCTTCCATGGCGGCGCCCCGACGGCCGACGAGCTCGTGGGCTACCGCGATCTCGGGGTGGAGCACCTGCTCATCGAACTGCCCACCGAGCCTCGCGACGAGACCCTTCGCCGTCTCGATGAGCTGCAAACCCAGTCCGCGAAGCTGGCATAA
- a CDS encoding YdiU family protein — MTVALQDRFFRELPEMAVRWQAESPGELRLLAFNERLAADLGLDAAWLRSPDGLRFLVGDLVPSTAVPVAQAYAGHQFGGFVPRLGDGRALLLGELVGDDGRLRDIHLKGSGPTPFARGGDGLAAVGPMLREYIVSEAMHALGVPTTRSLAVVGTGRPVLREAELPGAVLARVASSHLRVGSFQFAASTGDIGLLRRLADHAIARHHPGAANAERPYLALFEGVVAVQASLIARWMLIGFVHGVMNTDNMTISGETIDYGPCAFMEAYDPETVFSSIDFWGRYAYGNQPMVAGWNLARFAETLLPLLSDDVEEAVALAENAFGVFQREYDAVWSSGTRAKLGLPHIEAQDAAALVDELLVLLNDSHVDYTSFFRHLGRAARGDAEPARGLFIDLAGFDAWLSRWQALRPDADAMARANPIYIPRNHLVEEALAAATAGDLGPVEQLLAAVAAPYDEKPGLERYASPAPQDFGKYQTFCGT, encoded by the coding sequence ATGACCGTTGCCCTACAAGACCGGTTCTTCCGCGAGTTGCCGGAGATGGCCGTGCGCTGGCAAGCGGAGTCGCCGGGCGAGCTGCGATTGCTTGCGTTCAACGAGCGGCTCGCCGCGGACCTCGGCCTGGACGCCGCCTGGCTGCGGAGTCCCGACGGGCTGCGCTTTCTGGTGGGCGATTTGGTGCCCAGCACCGCCGTTCCGGTGGCGCAGGCGTACGCGGGTCATCAGTTCGGCGGCTTCGTCCCCCGGTTGGGCGACGGCCGCGCACTACTGCTCGGCGAGCTCGTCGGTGACGACGGGCGCCTGCGCGACATCCACCTGAAGGGCTCCGGGCCGACACCGTTCGCGCGGGGCGGCGACGGTCTGGCGGCCGTGGGGCCGATGCTGCGCGAATACATCGTCAGCGAGGCGATGCATGCGCTCGGGGTGCCGACGACGCGGTCGTTGGCCGTCGTGGGCACCGGCCGCCCCGTCCTGCGTGAGGCGGAACTGCCCGGGGCGGTGCTGGCCCGCGTGGCCAGCAGCCACCTGCGGGTGGGCAGCTTCCAGTTCGCCGCCTCGACGGGCGACATCGGCCTGCTGCGGCGTCTCGCCGACCATGCGATCGCCCGCCACCATCCCGGCGCCGCCAATGCCGAACGCCCCTACCTCGCGTTGTTCGAGGGAGTCGTGGCCGTCCAGGCATCGCTCATCGCGCGATGGATGCTGATCGGATTCGTCCACGGGGTAATGAACACCGACAACATGACGATCTCCGGTGAAACGATCGACTACGGGCCGTGCGCCTTCATGGAGGCCTACGACCCCGAAACGGTGTTCAGTTCCATCGACTTCTGGGGGCGCTACGCGTACGGCAACCAGCCCATGGTCGCGGGCTGGAACCTTGCCCGTTTCGCCGAGACCCTGCTTCCGCTGCTCTCCGACGATGTCGAGGAGGCGGTCGCGCTCGCGGAGAACGCGTTCGGGGTGTTTCAGCGCGAGTACGACGCCGTGTGGTCGTCCGGGACGCGCGCCAAACTTGGTCTGCCCCACATCGAAGCCCAGGACGCCGCGGCTCTGGTCGACGAGTTGCTCGTCTTGCTCAACGACAGCCACGTCGACTACACCTCGTTTTTCCGCCACCTCGGCCGGGCGGCAAGAGGCGACGCCGAACCCGCGCGCGGTCTCTTCATCGACTTGGCCGGCTTCGACGCGTGGCTGTCGCGTTGGCAAGCCCTACGCCCCGACGCGGACGCCATGGCTCGGGCCAACCCGATCTACATTCCGCGCAACCACCTCGTCGAGGAAGCGCTCGCGGCCGCGACCGCGGGCGATCTCGGCCCGGTCGAACAGCTCCTGGCCGCGGTGGCCGCGCCGTATGACGAGAAGCCGGGTCTGGAACGCTACGCGAGTCCGGCGCCGCAGGACTTCGGCAAGTACCAAACGTTCTGTGGCACTTAG